The DNA region AAGGCGCGGGCGCGGGGGATGAAGGTGATGCCCGCCGTGTGCCTGATGGTGTCGGGGGACAAGGAGCCGAAGGGCATCCTGGAGGCGCATCCGGAGTGGGCGCTGCGCGACCTGGAGGGAAACCCGTTGGGCTACATTTCGGCGGCGAACCCGGAGGCGCGGGCCTGGGTGGTGGAACTGGTCCGAAACTTGGCGGCCCATGTCCGGCCCGAGGGGATCATGCTTGATTATCTGCGGTTCCCGAACCGGACCGACATCCGGCTGGACCCGGAGGGGGAACGCCTTTTCGAGGCGCGGAATCCGGCAGACACGACGCTGCAAAACTTCAAGGAGGCGTCGCTCACGCAGCTCATGAAGGACATCCACGGCATGCTCCGCAAGGAGCATCCGGAATGCCGCATTGGTCTTTACACATGGGGGGCAAATGTCGCGCAAAATCACCCCGTCGCACAGAACTGGTCTGAATGGAAGAAGATGAAGTTGCTGGACGTGCTTAATGTGTCGGGCTACTGCTACACGGAGAACTACGGCGACAACTACATGGAAGCCTTCAAGAAACGCCTGCTTGATGCGAAGGAAAAAGCCAATGTCTATTGGGGCGACCAAGTGGAGCTGACCTTTGCCCTCGGAGTGCTCACCAGCCACGGCGCGGTGAAAAAGGCGGAGGAAATCGGGGAGTATCTCGCCGTTGCCCGCGCGGCGGGCTACCCCGGCGTGGCGGCCTTTGCCTGGAAAAGCATGGAACAGTACACGGACGACGCGGAGCGGGAGGGATGGTTCCGGATTCATCAGACGGAGCCCGTGAGTGAGAGCCGCTTTACCATCCGCATGACCGTGGAGTTTGGCAAGGACCGGGGCCAGAACCTGGGCTCCCTTTTTGAGTTGCGGGACACCGAAGGCCGGGTGGTGGGCGGGGCCGGGTTCACGGGCGCGTACAACACCTACTACCGCTCGGACCGCACGGCGCTGCACGCCTACCTGCGCGCACCGGGCGCGGAGGACAGCCCGGTTTTTACTCCCATACCCAGACCTTCAGAATCCTGTCAGCATTATCTGAGTGGTGGCGGCAATTATGTTGTTGCCACAGACCGAAAATCACAGGACAGCGCTTGGAGCATTAATAGGCTTGAATACACATGGATTCCAGAAGAGTCGGCAGGCTTTAACATTGGCCAACGATATTTGAAGCTGCTGCCAAACCTGTTGACTCTGGACGGCGCGGAAGTGTTCCGCTTTGACCCCGCAAAGGGGACGGCGGGCAGTTATTACT from Candidatus Hydrogenedentota bacterium includes:
- a CDS encoding family 10 glycosylhydrolase, which translates into the protein MNVRAACLAAVLLFCAVAPAEPPLSGIYLHPSEFADAGVAPAEREARMDAALDKIRRCGFTTLIPYANTSSGRAYWTGSDLAMAGPEDWDTLAVLAEKARARGMKVMPAVCLMVSGDKEPKGILEAHPEWALRDLEGNPLGYISAANPEARAWVVELVRNLAAHVRPEGIMLDYLRFPNRTDIRLDPEGERLFEARNPADTTLQNFKEASLTQLMKDIHGMLRKEHPECRIGLYTWGANVAQNHPVAQNWSEWKKMKLLDVLNVSGYCYTENYGDNYMEAFKKRLLDAKEKANVYWGDQVELTFALGVLTSHGAVKKAEEIGEYLAVARAAGYPGVAAFAWKSMEQYTDDAEREGWFRIHQTEPVSESRFTIRMTVEFGKDRGQNLGSLFELRDTEGRVVGGAGFTGAYNTYYRSDRTALHAYLRAPGAEDSPVFTPIPRPSESCQHYLSGGGNYVVATDRKSQDSAWSINRLEYTWIPEESAGFNIGQRYLKLLPNLLTLDGAEVFRFDPAKGTAGSYYYGEGALFYHVADADSPERRTHLYAVPWDPYTESAVPVEKAVVLDLPVPGEFPYAWGQHDGAVVVASNNGGFYRFRAGAWETLRPADPKTSFQIYTMLNYRGRLLMGQYPTGELFELVGDELRHLPGCPPRAPGASPRAREAQSMAIYRGDLYVGVWPWGELWRMKDPEGEWDYVGRLFTHPEIRPEVTAPYEAEMTALGEKVNNLWGQRITSLVPLTRRLIISTANKNGAPYEPRLEFLSDDRWREYGAVHEM